GCGAAGTCGAGCGCCTCGGCGATGCGCATCGCGATGTAGACGGCGTGCGGCACCGGGATGCGCGAGCCGGTCTTTTGGCACTTGCGCAACAGCCGGGTGAGGTCGCAGCCGGCGATGTACTCCATCGCGATGTAGTGGCGGCCGGCGATCTGGCCCACCTCGAACGTGCGAACGATCGCGGGGCTCACCAGCAGCATCGCGAGTTGCGCCTCGCGACGGAACATGTCGACGAAGCGCGGCTGCCGCGCGAGCTGTGCGCGCATCACCTTGATGGCGAACAGCGTGCCGTCACCGTCACGCAAGCGTGCGCGGTAGACCTCGGCCATACCTCCGCGGGCGATCAGGCCGAGCAAGTAGTACTTGCCGAACTCGACGGGCTCGGCCGGCGACCCCGGTTCGAGCCGCGGTTGGACCTGCCCGTTGTTGCGCGCCATGCGATCCGCCCGACAGCGGGCGACTCTACCACGCCTCGGATCGCGACCCGCGGCCGACCGCCGCGCAGCCGTGCGGGGTCAGGTGGCCGCTCGCCCGCGGCCGCCGGGACGCGGTTCACAATGCGCGCACAGCCGGTGTAAGATGGCGGCACCGAAGGGGGGCCAAGCGAGCCATGGCGACACTGACGAAGGTAGGGATCACCGAGGCGCTGTGCGAAAACGGCGCTGGCATGTCCAAACGAGAAGCGGCCGAGTACGTCGACGCGTTCTTCCAGGCGATCAAGGACGCCCTCGTGCGCGGCGACACGGTCAAGGTCGCCGGCTTCGGCAACTTCATCGTGCGAGACAAAAAGGCGCGCGTCGGCCGGAACCCGCAGACCGGCGAGGAGATTCAGATCGCGGCCCGTCGCGTCGTGACGTTCAAGGCCAGCGACCTGCTCAAGCGCAAGCTCAGCCCGGAGGGCTGACTCGCCCGGAGGACTGATCCGATCGCTCGTGCGATCACGGCTGCCGGCGGCCGGTCACGCGACGCGCTCGACGTAGCCCGGTGGCGCGACCGCCCGGTACAGCCGGTCGACGGCGCGCTGCACGTCGGCCACGACGACCTCGCCACCGCCTCGCACGCCGATGCGGTGGTCCCCGGCGCGATCGTCGTAGTACACGCCGCCGTACGTCTCGACGTAGCCGAGCGCATAGCCGTGCAGCGCGATGCGGTA
Above is a genomic segment from Deltaproteobacteria bacterium containing:
- a CDS encoding integration host factor subunit alpha translates to MTKVGITEALCENGAGMSKREAAEYVDAFFQAIKDALVRGDTVKVAGFGNFIVRDKKARVGRNPQTGEEIQIAARRVVTFKASDLLKRKLSPEG